The following proteins come from a genomic window of Carassius carassius chromosome 10, fCarCar2.1, whole genome shotgun sequence:
- the LOC132151999 gene encoding gap junction gamma-1 protein-like, with protein sequence MSWNFLTRLLDEISNHSTFVGKIWLTLLIIFRIVLTVVGGEKIYQDEQGKFICNTAQPGCNNVCYDAFAPLSHVRFWVFQIILISTPSIMYLGFAMHKIARMADDEYRPCKQKLLSMVRDYDEADEMDDEVPMILEEIEPSEKDSKVVAAAKTAPTSNATSTKHDGRRRIKRDGLMKVYVLQLISRVAFEIAFLFGQYILYGFEVAPSYICTRSPCPHTVDCFVSRPTEKTIFLLIMYVVSILCLVLTVLEILHLGIGGVRDTLRSRSARRIPIHRSSTSTICHRLSAPPGYQAVLKKHSTGKLKAEVLGESGRESLGDGYTGRDIERLRRHLKMAQQHLDQAYHSEDVRAPHSSCPDSNSTAIEQNRLNLAQEGYVSSKEKEGHA encoded by the exons ATGAGTTGGAACTTCTTGACTCGCTTGCTTGATGAGATCTCCAACCATTCCACTTTTGTCGGAAAGATCTGGCTCACACTCCTCATTATCTTCCGAATAGTTCTGACAGTGGTGGGGGGCGAGAAAATCTATCAAGATGAACAGGGCAAGTTCATATGCAATACTGCACAACCCGGTTGTAATAATGTATGCTATGATGCATTTGCCCCTCTATCACACGTTCGATTCTGGGTTTTTCAAATCATTTTGATTTCCACACCATCCATTATGTACCTCGGCTTTGCCATGCACAAAATTGCTCGAATGGCTGATGACGAATACCGACCATGTAAGCAAAAACTGCTGTCTATGGTTCGTGACTATGACGAGGCTGACGAAATGGATGATGAAGTTCCCATGATCTTGGAGGAGATTGAGCCCTCTGAAAAGGATAGTAAAGTGGTAGCTGCAGCCAAGACTGCCCCTACATCCAATGCTACGTCTACGAAGCATGACGGCCGTCGTCGCATCAAAAGAGATGGTCTTATGAAGGTGTATGTGCTGCAGTTGATCTCTCGTGTTGCGTTTGAGATAGCCTTCCTTTTTGGCCAGTATATTTTGTATGGTTTTGAAGTTGCGCCATCCTACATTTGCACTCGAAGCCCATGTCCACACACCGTGGACTGCTTTGTCTCACGTCCCACTGAAAAGACCATCTTCCTGCTCATCATGTATGTTGTCAGTATACTCTGCCTGGTGCTGACTGTACTGGAAATCCTTCATCTGGGAATTGGTGGTGTGAGGGACACTCTCCGTAGTCGATCGGCTCGGAGGATTCCTATACACAGGTCATCCACATCCACTATCTGTCACCGCCTTAGTGCACCCCCGGGATATCAGGCTGTCCTGAAAAAGCACTCAACTGGCAAACTTAAGGCTGAGGTCCTGGGAGAGTCTGGACGGGAGTCATTGGGTGATGGCTACACTGGTCGGGATATAGAGCGTCTACGGAGACACCTGAAAATGGCACAGCAACATCTGGACCAGGCCTACCACTCTGAGGATGTAAGGGCTCCACATAGCAGCTGTCCAGACTCTAACAGCACTGCCATTGAGCAAAACCGACTCAACCTAGCTCAGGAAGGCTATGTCAGCTCTAAGGAAAAAG AGGGTCATGCTTGA